A section of the Petrimonas sulfuriphila genome encodes:
- a CDS encoding TonB-dependent receptor, which translates to MKQMFLSVKKGIFFLFMWSFSLCLLAQNITVRGTVTDTSGEPLIGVTVQVKGTSVGTVTDIDGTFILSNVPSNATLEISYVGMASQSVAVNGRTTLNIVLQEDAETLDEVVVVGYGVQKKETLTGAIAQVRGEELENRITSNMTSALQGVLANVNVSITNRGGEPGAIPSINIRGFGSLSGSNPLVIVDGVESKLENINPNDVESIAVMKDATATAIFGSRAAFGVLNIKTKRGRDTSGKISVRLNSTFGMNGPVNLPQPASGYEWLYTLDTAFHNAGVTSPITSETLQKARENHEHPGTHPAMTVNPTNPEQFTSYYEAVGNTNWYQVYYKPWALTQKHDINVSGGSQKANYFISGGFYNEDGIYRIGDEKFQRYNFVANIDSKISNWLSLQFNNRYTRRDIDTPHNYADIGDYYHSVARTWSNMPEKDPNGNYYESYHVLLSQAGRNKRNQNELLNSVNVILEPLKNWKINFETNIRQNFNNQTNHKKTVYRTLVDGVTKSRSGVSFPNFYVENGSRDFYNTNNIYSNFDLNIAKHKITFMGGMQNEYYYHTSVEGRNDYLVTESVPSLRTATGQIHLSGYKGHWSTLSYFGRINYNFDDKFLFEVLGRYNGSSRFAPGYNWGFFPAFSAGYVISNNDFWEDNLASKVSFLKIRGSMGEVGNQNVANYLYLPTMGINKNLNWIINGARPIYVSAAGLISPDVTWETVRTANIGFDSYFLNNRLSLIYDYFVRETKNMFGPAESLPATLGASAPKRNNADLQTKGFEMQIAWRDRIGDLGYNIAFNLSDNQTTITRYKNDNGVLSDYYVGRKIGEIWGYTSVGIYQSQKEADAGPDQTYFFSRWGEGDIEYADLNKDGKITPGNNTLDDHGDLSIIGNSTPRFSYGINLGLDWKNFDLSVFCQGVGKRDGAPSGNMFYGISGGIWGSSVFVQHLDYWSPDNPNAYYPKPYLGTNEHSKNTQTQTRFLQNAAYFRLKSFQFGYTLPVEEKIKFPIEKIRFFVTGENLFTLTKMHKSFDPETAFVGDYGSGKAYPLRRVFSFGLNVDL; encoded by the coding sequence ATGAAACAAATGTTTTTAAGTGTAAAGAAAGGGATATTTTTTCTCTTTATGTGGTCATTTTCCTTATGCCTGCTTGCCCAAAACATAACGGTAAGAGGCACGGTAACCGATACTTCGGGAGAACCGTTGATAGGCGTAACGGTGCAGGTGAAAGGAACATCCGTAGGCACAGTTACGGATATCGATGGCACTTTTATTCTTTCAAACGTCCCTTCCAACGCTACTTTGGAAATATCTTACGTGGGTATGGCTTCACAAAGTGTTGCTGTTAACGGAAGAACAACCCTCAATATCGTGTTACAAGAGGATGCGGAGACGCTCGATGAAGTGGTGGTTGTGGGCTATGGGGTACAGAAAAAAGAAACCCTCACAGGTGCCATTGCCCAGGTCAGAGGAGAGGAACTGGAAAACCGAATAACCTCTAACATGACATCTGCATTACAAGGAGTTTTGGCTAACGTAAATGTCTCCATTACCAATCGAGGAGGTGAGCCCGGCGCTATTCCCTCTATTAATATCCGTGGCTTTGGATCTCTATCAGGAAGCAATCCATTGGTAATTGTTGATGGTGTTGAGTCTAAGTTGGAAAACATAAACCCGAATGACGTTGAATCTATTGCTGTCATGAAAGATGCTACCGCGACAGCTATTTTTGGTTCCAGGGCAGCTTTTGGAGTACTCAACATAAAAACGAAAAGGGGAAGGGATACGTCAGGAAAAATATCGGTCCGGCTTAATTCTACTTTCGGAATGAATGGCCCTGTTAATCTTCCTCAACCTGCTTCAGGTTATGAGTGGTTGTATACATTGGATACAGCTTTTCACAATGCCGGGGTAACCTCTCCCATAACAAGCGAAACGTTACAAAAAGCCAGGGAGAACCACGAACATCCCGGGACGCATCCTGCCATGACGGTTAATCCGACTAACCCTGAACAGTTCACCAGCTATTACGAGGCTGTTGGCAACACTAACTGGTATCAGGTTTATTATAAACCGTGGGCACTTACGCAAAAACATGATATCAACGTAAGCGGAGGAAGTCAAAAAGCTAACTATTTCATCTCAGGTGGTTTCTATAATGAAGATGGAATTTACAGAATTGGAGATGAGAAATTCCAACGGTATAATTTCGTTGCGAATATTGATTCGAAAATCAGCAATTGGCTATCGTTGCAATTCAACAACAGATACACACGGCGCGATATAGATACACCTCATAACTACGCTGATATTGGAGATTACTATCATTCAGTTGCCAGAACCTGGTCGAATATGCCGGAAAAAGACCCAAACGGCAACTATTACGAAAGTTATCATGTATTGTTATCACAAGCCGGCAGGAACAAAAGAAATCAAAATGAATTGTTGAATAGTGTCAATGTTATTCTTGAACCCCTTAAAAACTGGAAAATTAACTTTGAAACCAATATACGCCAGAATTTCAATAACCAGACCAACCATAAAAAAACCGTTTATAGAACACTGGTAGACGGTGTAACAAAAAGCAGGAGTGGAGTTTCGTTCCCCAATTTTTATGTGGAAAACGGTTCGCGTGACTTTTATAACACCAACAATATTTATTCGAATTTCGATTTAAACATCGCAAAACATAAAATTACTTTTATGGGCGGTATGCAGAATGAATATTATTACCATACATCCGTTGAAGGTAGAAATGATTACCTGGTTACAGAATCAGTCCCGTCCTTAAGGACAGCCACGGGCCAAATTCACCTCTCCGGTTATAAAGGCCATTGGAGCACTTTAAGTTACTTTGGCCGGATAAACTACAATTTCGACGATAAGTTCTTATTTGAAGTTTTAGGCAGATACAATGGTTCTTCCAGGTTTGCACCCGGATATAACTGGGGGTTTTTCCCCGCGTTCTCGGCAGGTTACGTAATCTCAAACAATGATTTTTGGGAAGATAACCTGGCATCTAAAGTCAGCTTTTTAAAGATTCGAGGCTCTATGGGAGAGGTGGGTAACCAAAACGTTGCAAATTATTTATACCTGCCGACAATGGGTATAAATAAAAACCTCAACTGGATAATTAATGGCGCTCGTCCCATATACGTTAGTGCAGCCGGATTAATATCACCTGATGTGACGTGGGAAACGGTACGGACAGCAAATATTGGATTTGACTCTTACTTTTTGAATAACAGGTTGAGCTTGATTTATGATTATTTCGTAAGGGAGACAAAAAACATGTTTGGCCCGGCTGAAAGCTTACCGGCAACTTTAGGAGCATCTGCGCCAAAAAGAAATAATGCAGACCTCCAGACCAAAGGGTTTGAAATGCAAATAGCATGGCGTGATAGAATTGGCGATTTAGGATACAACATAGCTTTTAATCTTTCAGACAACCAGACAACAATTACCAGGTACAAGAATGACAATGGGGTACTGTCTGATTATTATGTAGGACGTAAAATAGGGGAGATCTGGGGATACACCTCTGTGGGTATCTATCAAAGTCAGAAGGAAGCTGATGCGGGCCCCGATCAAACATATTTCTTCTCACGGTGGGGTGAGGGGGATATCGAATATGCAGATTTAAATAAGGATGGAAAAATTACTCCCGGAAACAACACGTTAGACGATCATGGCGACCTGTCTATTATTGGGAACTCAACTCCGCGTTTTAGCTACGGCATTAATCTTGGACTTGACTGGAAGAATTTTGATTTAAGTGTTTTTTGCCAGGGTGTTGGCAAGCGTGATGGGGCTCCGTCCGGTAACATGTTCTATGGAATTTCAGGAGGCATATGGGGAAGTAGCGTGTTCGTTCAACATCTGGATTACTGGAGTCCGGATAATCCGAACGCTTATTATCCAAAGCCCTATTTAGGCACGAATGAACATTCAAAAAACACTCAGACTCAGACTCGTTTTCTGCAAAATGCAGCTTACTTCAGGTTGAAGAGTTTTCAATTTGGATATACACTTCCGGTAGAAGAAAAGATAAAGTTCCCAATTGAGAAAATCAGATTCTTTGTGACGGGTGAAAACTTGTTTACACTAACCAAGATGCATAAATCATTTGATCCTGAAACAGCATTTGTAGGAGATTACGGATCAGGGAAAGCTTATCCCCTGAGGAGAGTTTTTTCGTTTGGATTAAATGTTGATTTATAA
- a CDS encoding SIR2 family protein translates to MEKVHDPREFIRGIQQILINNTIRIGFLFGAGTSMAAPLTDSDGEPIKDEKNRIKPLIPGVWAMTDSIIAGIVEAKFKKALETIKAELEENNSAFMLENIISAIDQKLKVVGKDTLCGLNKEELKELRILFQKEIRSLVSVHNNPDINIEKSSQLHTDFARWVNNASRKNANGVFTTNYDYLFELGFESKKLPYFDGFVGGYKPFFDPVSVENDYLIPKWTRLWKLHGSLGWGYDDKEERIIRSREISDDGIVIYPSLLKYDDSRKQPYSSYIERLSSFIKKDDGVLFICGYSFGDEHINDTIINALAQSKSTTVIALVFDKALDEDSTAIKVGRNSNKFMICGNKAALIGGIFGKWALKREPAKDDFEFIDQFFDRDAPLPVADKGQGDEKELPTGELKLVDFNALIEFLVDLSYPNEGRYE, encoded by the coding sequence ATGGAAAAAGTACACGACCCAAGGGAATTTATAAGAGGCATTCAACAAATTCTAATCAACAATACTATTAGAATAGGCTTTCTATTTGGTGCTGGTACATCCATGGCTGCTCCTCTTACTGATAGCGATGGAGAGCCTATAAAAGACGAAAAGAATAGGATAAAGCCTCTGATACCAGGGGTCTGGGCAATGACAGATTCAATTATTGCGGGAATTGTTGAGGCTAAGTTTAAAAAGGCATTAGAAACTATCAAAGCGGAGTTAGAAGAAAACAATTCTGCCTTTATGCTTGAAAATATTATTTCTGCTATCGATCAAAAATTAAAAGTAGTAGGTAAGGACACTCTATGTGGACTTAACAAAGAGGAGTTGAAGGAATTGAGAATACTTTTCCAAAAAGAAATACGATCCTTAGTTTCTGTACACAATAATCCAGACATAAACATAGAGAAGTCATCGCAACTTCATACTGACTTTGCTAGATGGGTAAATAATGCTTCTCGAAAAAATGCCAATGGGGTCTTTACTACAAACTATGATTATCTTTTTGAACTAGGATTTGAGTCTAAAAAGTTGCCATATTTTGATGGATTCGTTGGTGGATATAAACCTTTTTTCGATCCAGTTAGTGTCGAGAATGATTATTTGATACCAAAATGGACAAGATTATGGAAACTACATGGTTCCTTGGGCTGGGGTTATGACGACAAGGAAGAAAGAATAATTAGAAGTAGAGAAATAAGTGATGATGGTATTGTCATATATCCTTCTCTTCTCAAATATGATGATTCTAGAAAACAACCGTATTCTAGCTATATAGAGCGACTTTCCTCATTCATAAAAAAGGATGATGGCGTTCTATTTATTTGTGGCTATTCATTTGGAGACGAACATATTAACGATACCATTATCAATGCTTTAGCACAATCAAAATCTACAACAGTGATTGCGCTGGTTTTTGACAAAGCCTTAGATGAAGATTCTACGGCAATCAAAGTTGGAAGAAACTCTAACAAATTCATGATTTGCGGAAATAAAGCTGCACTGATTGGTGGAATTTTTGGTAAATGGGCGCTTAAACGTGAGCCAGCTAAGGATGATTTTGAATTCATTGACCAATTTTTTGATAGGGATGCTCCATTGCCAGTAGCTGATAAAGGACAAGGCGATGAAAAGGAACTTCCAACTGGCGAACTAAAACTAGTAGACTTCAACGCTCTTATTGAATTCCTTGTTGATCTTTCATATCCAAATGAAGGCCGCTATGAATGA
- a CDS encoding helix-turn-helix transcriptional regulator, which produces METKEQKLKNTHHGHAIKRFRHTLGIKQETLATEMGLSQALISTYEQRKILNDDVIERFAKALNVAPELIKELEEDPVTLIIENNTFDKGCMAGVYYNDGDIHNNSDPIEQILELSKEKTVLYERMLELEKEKSALLEQMIKEKK; this is translated from the coding sequence ATGGAAACCAAAGAACAAAAATTAAAAAACACCCATCACGGGCACGCTATCAAGCGTTTCCGCCATACACTGGGCATCAAGCAGGAAACCCTCGCCACCGAAATGGGGCTTAGCCAGGCACTGATTTCCACCTACGAACAGCGGAAGATCCTCAACGACGATGTAATCGAACGTTTTGCCAAAGCCCTGAACGTGGCTCCCGAACTGATCAAGGAACTGGAAGAAGATCCGGTAACTTTGATTATTGAAAATAATACCTTTGACAAAGGCTGTATGGCTGGTGTTTATTATAATGATGGTGATATTCATAACAACTCCGATCCCATCGAACAGATTCTCGAACTGAGTAAGGAAAAAACAGTCCTCTACGAACGGATGCTCGAACTGGAAAAAGAAAAGAGCGCCCTCTTGGAGCAAATGATAAAGGAGAAGAAATAA
- a CDS encoding caspase family protein, which yields MNLAIILSVSEYTDSINNLPGCKKDADCINNIITKTSKFDEILFINEKLSSGIVKEKLTTFISEHKNKRIDELFFYYTGHGEFKNNEFYYLLSDYNQIKKNQTSLQNEEVDSLFRTLNPDIVVKVIDACQSGKAYIKEAGAITKYFQKTINRFNRCYFLNSSLKDQSSFQTEVISDFTLSFINSIKEHDTNEIRYKDIIDFISDVFEKNTLQTPFFVVQADYTEKFCVINKTLKEYLNSLDTTFFDETEEKEVETSLLDKIKKQAAEYFTKEQAIELLNELKLNLNEYKLDDELNEIFDLSIIFQENYDGIVNKNTIGKWLYENPHEYFAKLSHVREKKDRHTNILGSLNALQTSSFLNPIEEDFEFEWVRNGFELEVEVPYKSIFFTLNSKFPNIESYTARIIYLLSKKQIRFFYFLTNFETKNWDERKLNTKIEWFTSEFQLKETEKIMEGLNKIFNQLIDKIKKDIEEKFVNKETSKE from the coding sequence ATGAATCTAGCGATAATATTAAGTGTTAGTGAATACACCGATAGTATAAACAACTTACCAGGTTGTAAAAAGGATGCAGACTGTATAAACAACATCATAACCAAAACTTCAAAGTTTGACGAAATACTATTTATAAACGAAAAACTCTCAAGCGGGATAGTAAAAGAAAAGCTAACAACATTCATATCTGAACATAAAAATAAAAGAATAGACGAACTATTCTTTTATTATACTGGACATGGTGAATTCAAAAATAATGAATTCTATTATTTGCTCTCGGATTACAATCAAATCAAAAAAAATCAGACATCACTTCAAAATGAGGAAGTGGATAGTTTATTTAGAACTTTAAATCCTGATATCGTTGTTAAAGTTATTGATGCTTGTCAGTCAGGAAAAGCTTATATAAAGGAAGCAGGTGCTATTACAAAGTACTTTCAAAAAACAATTAACCGTTTTAATAGGTGCTATTTTCTTAACTCTTCATTAAAAGACCAAAGTTCATTTCAAACCGAAGTGATAAGTGATTTTACATTGAGTTTCATTAATTCAATTAAAGAACATGACACGAATGAAATTAGATACAAAGACATCATTGATTTCATTTCGGATGTATTTGAAAAAAACACTTTGCAAACACCCTTTTTTGTAGTTCAAGCTGACTATACTGAAAAGTTTTGTGTTATCAATAAAACTCTAAAAGAATATCTGAATAGCCTTGACACAACATTTTTTGATGAAACTGAAGAAAAAGAAGTTGAAACCTCATTACTTGATAAGATAAAAAAACAGGCTGCTGAATACTTTACAAAGGAACAAGCGATTGAACTTTTGAACGAATTAAAGCTAAATCTAAACGAGTATAAACTTGACGATGAGCTAAATGAAATTTTTGATCTGTCAATTATATTTCAAGAAAACTATGACGGAATTGTAAACAAAAACACTATTGGCAAATGGCTTTACGAGAATCCCCACGAATATTTTGCAAAGTTAAGTCATGTAAGAGAGAAAAAAGATAGACATACAAACATTCTTGGAAGTCTCAATGCCTTACAAACATCTAGTTTTTTAAATCCCATTGAGGAAGACTTCGAGTTTGAATGGGTAAGAAACGGTTTTGAATTAGAAGTCGAAGTACCTTACAAATCAATATTTTTCACTTTAAACTCCAAATTTCCTAACATCGAGAGCTATACTGCAAGAATTATTTATCTGTTGTCGAAGAAACAGATTCGTTTTTTCTACTTCTTGACAAATTTTGAAACAAAGAATTGGGACGAAAGAAAACTAAATACTAAAATAGAATGGTTTACATCAGAATTCCAATTAAAGGAAACTGAAAAGATTATGGAAGGATTGAATAAAATATTTAATCAACTCATTGACAAAATAAAAAAAGACATAGAAGAGAAATTTGTAAATAAAGAAACATCAAAAGAATAA
- a CDS encoding IS110 family transposase — MRTVSGLDVHKDSIFMCILDEQGKKTEEKFGVTTREIKRMAVVMHSRFVSDVCMESTGIYWIPLWRLLESDFKLHLVNPQFLKQLPGRKSDVKDAQWIATALLKELVRDSFVPDGNIQRLRQYGRRINEINKDTVRCEQRIDMLLQRCNVRLSNYVSRTRSRSYRKVVDSLIRGETSVDELIRLIHGRTVNRHGKSAVHDALEGCIVESDRDLLGQYTQMLDMYQSQKQQCHEAMVQMCMNLYREAFLFLLGIPGVKELSAAIIISEIGDNMELFATAAALVSWAGLRPRNDESAGKIKSRQITHGNKYLRKALIECAWSAARTRGSVFYCRFWHLKGMKKHHNAIIVAVAREMLTVIWKLLSRHENFDETYHLKKKTAS; from the coding sequence ATGAGAACAGTTAGCGGCCTCGACGTTCACAAAGATAGCATATTTATGTGCATCCTGGACGAGCAAGGCAAAAAAACAGAAGAAAAATTCGGAGTTACCACTCGCGAAATAAAGCGGATGGCCGTTGTAATGCACTCCCGTTTTGTGAGTGATGTATGTATGGAGAGTACGGGCATTTATTGGATTCCCCTCTGGCGTTTATTGGAATCAGATTTCAAGCTTCATCTGGTCAACCCCCAGTTTCTTAAACAATTGCCCGGTCGCAAGAGCGATGTGAAAGACGCGCAGTGGATTGCCACGGCCCTGCTCAAGGAATTAGTCAGGGACAGCTTTGTTCCTGACGGCAACATTCAACGCCTGCGCCAATACGGACGGCGCATCAACGAGATAAACAAGGACACGGTTCGTTGTGAACAGCGTATCGACATGCTTCTTCAGCGCTGCAACGTGCGTTTGAGCAATTATGTCTCGCGCACCAGAAGCAGGAGCTACCGCAAAGTGGTGGATTCCCTGATAAGGGGTGAGACATCCGTGGATGAACTTATCCGGCTTATCCACGGGCGCACGGTTAACCGACACGGAAAATCGGCGGTGCATGATGCGTTGGAGGGCTGCATCGTTGAAAGCGACAGGGATTTGCTTGGGCAATACACGCAGATGCTTGACATGTATCAATCACAAAAACAGCAATGCCACGAGGCGATGGTTCAAATGTGTATGAACCTTTATCGGGAAGCATTTTTGTTTCTGCTCGGTATTCCGGGTGTGAAGGAGCTCTCGGCAGCTATCATCATTTCTGAAATAGGCGACAATATGGAACTTTTTGCTACCGCAGCAGCCCTTGTGTCATGGGCAGGACTCAGACCGCGTAACGATGAAAGCGCAGGAAAAATTAAGAGCCGCCAAATAACACACGGGAACAAGTATCTGAGAAAAGCTTTGATAGAATGTGCATGGAGTGCCGCCCGAACAAGAGGATCCGTGTTTTACTGCCGTTTTTGGCATTTAAAAGGCATGAAGAAACACCATAACGCCATTATCGTAGCCGTTGCCCGGGAGATGCTTACCGTTATCTGGAAACTGCTTTCCAGACATGAGAACTTTGATGAAACGTATCATCTGAAGAAAAAAACTGCTTCGTAG